Proteins encoded together in one Acidimicrobiia bacterium window:
- a CDS encoding GMC family oxidoreductase, with the protein MTDADAVIIGSGPAGATTADVLTAAGWSVIMLEKGRNHLLALDPPFEPLGHVSNDELKLLFRHFLGPDPFLEPRTFRRREAEGDRLVAGAVNNLPSTVGGGGFHADGKLPRFRDVDFRARSELGPVDGADVVDWPFGYDELEAYYAAAERVVGVAGDHTANPFASWRSGPYPMPPGPDMFCAALTSEAATGLGYHPYRAPTGVNSVEYDGRPACVNCGFCGFFGCPIEAKGDPVAPLRRALRTGRCEVRPESYVTEVVVDRTGRRARGVRYLDADGVDREVASDHVVVAAGAFETPRLLLRSELGNPDVVGRYLMFHFQTYVLGVFPFGLHGHRGRSVTHLMDDPIVPDRAAEHAARDAGLPYFRGGIVEHGAGGHPILEAIYLHPGAVHTRLMLESPMRERLAAFTMQGEDLPQAANRVDLDPVVKDVWGAPAGRVTYAAHRHEVACAEHWAPRLEEVMRRAGAEATFWVTSPPLEDARGRVARDPTPISRHVMGTARLGADPRTSVCDAWQRLHDVDNVVITDSSVFPTSAGYGPTLTIVALAIRAARALAGLDPLRSTPPPT; encoded by the coding sequence GTGACCGACGCCGACGCGGTCATCATCGGCTCCGGACCGGCGGGTGCCACGACGGCCGACGTGCTGACCGCCGCGGGCTGGTCGGTGATCATGCTCGAGAAGGGCCGCAACCACCTGCTGGCGCTCGACCCGCCGTTCGAGCCCCTCGGTCACGTCAGCAACGACGAGCTGAAGCTGCTGTTCCGGCACTTCCTCGGGCCGGACCCGTTCCTCGAGCCGCGCACCTTCCGCCGCCGCGAGGCCGAGGGCGACCGGCTCGTCGCCGGGGCGGTGAACAACCTGCCGTCGACGGTCGGCGGCGGCGGCTTCCACGCCGACGGGAAGCTGCCGCGCTTCCGCGACGTGGACTTCCGCGCCCGCTCCGAGCTGGGTCCCGTCGACGGCGCCGACGTCGTCGACTGGCCGTTCGGCTACGACGAGCTCGAGGCCTACTACGCCGCCGCGGAGCGGGTGGTCGGGGTGGCCGGCGACCACACCGCCAACCCGTTCGCGTCGTGGCGGTCGGGGCCGTATCCGATGCCGCCGGGACCCGACATGTTCTGCGCCGCGCTGACGTCGGAGGCCGCGACCGGCCTCGGGTACCACCCCTACCGGGCCCCCACGGGGGTCAACAGCGTCGAGTACGACGGTCGCCCGGCCTGCGTCAACTGCGGCTTCTGCGGGTTCTTCGGGTGCCCGATCGAGGCGAAGGGCGACCCGGTGGCGCCGCTGCGCCGCGCCCTGCGCACCGGCCGCTGCGAGGTGCGACCCGAGTCCTACGTCACCGAGGTCGTCGTCGACCGCACCGGACGGCGGGCTCGCGGCGTGCGGTACCTCGACGCCGACGGGGTCGACCGGGAGGTCGCTTCCGACCACGTGGTCGTGGCCGCGGGCGCGTTCGAGACGCCCCGACTGCTCCTGCGCTCCGAGCTCGGCAACCCCGACGTGGTGGGCCGGTACCTGATGTTCCACTTCCAGACCTACGTGCTCGGCGTGTTCCCGTTCGGGCTCCACGGCCACCGGGGTCGGTCCGTGACGCACCTCATGGACGACCCGATCGTCCCGGATCGAGCCGCCGAGCACGCGGCCCGGGACGCGGGCCTCCCCTACTTCCGGGGCGGGATCGTCGAGCACGGCGCGGGCGGGCACCCGATCCTCGAGGCGATCTACCTCCACCCGGGTGCGGTGCACACTCGCCTCATGCTCGAGTCGCCGATGCGCGAGCGCCTGGCCGCGTTCACGATGCAAGGCGAGGACCTCCCCCAGGCGGCGAACCGCGTGGACCTCGACCCGGTCGTCAAGGACGTCTGGGGCGCGCCGGCGGGCCGAGTCACGTACGCCGCGCACCGCCACGAGGTCGCGTGCGCCGAGCACTGGGCCCCCCGGCTCGAGGAGGTCATGCGCCGAGCGGGCGCCGAGGCCACGTTCTGGGTCACCTCCCCGCCGCTCGAGGACGCGCGCGGCCGGGTGGCGCGCGACCCGACGCCGATCTCGCGCCACGTCATGGGAACGGCGCGGCTGGGCGCGGATCCGCGGACCAGCGTCTGCGACGCGTGGCAGCGGCTGCACGACGTCGACAATGTCGTGATCACCGACTCCTCGGTGTTCCCGACCTCGGCCGGCTACGGCCCGACGCTCACGATCGTGGCCTTGGCCATCCGGGCCGCTCGGGCCCTGGCCGGGCTGGACCCGCTCCGCTCCACGCCGCCCCCGACCTAG
- a CDS encoding hydantoinase/oxoprolinase family protein, protein MGYRLGVDVGGTFTDLLCVTPQGEVVFDKTPTTPDDQSTGVMNGLRQLAERFGMTLSQLCGELDILVHGTTTADNTMIEMNGAPTGLLVTEGHRDEIEMRRVHKEEIWDPSYPAPPPIARRRARIPIPERLNFRGEVIRPLDEEAVRRGVRRLRALGVRSVAVMFLFSFVNPAHERRAAEIVREEFPDVEHLSLSHEVMARGPEFERVSTTLVNAYVAPRIASYVASLQDKLRAAGYGGALLIMQSTGGVMPPEYVSKRAVTLLASGPTGGVMGAALAASHVGVHDFVAVDMGGTSFDVCLVRDGQPEIKTDWNWRYRYYIGLPMVDVQSVGAGGGSIARVRQGALLVGPESAGSSPGPVCYGRGGTRPTVTDADALLGYLPVAGFAGGRMRLDVDGARAALGREVAHPLGIDPVEAAWGVQRIVNANMANATRRVLASHGADARTLRMIAYGGNGPVHAWAVARELGIDHVLIPRAAPAFSALGVLVADYVVDLVRAYVVPLSQVELERVRSAMSELRDEAAKELEPTGLAGDDVELGLFAQMAYPGQNFDMSVPVPEAEALGEAGLLDLAERFHDEHERDRGFSFRNQQPVLRGVRLVARGRTPKPDHLAEVGSIARSESARRDGRPVHFGDGFVDTPVYDGAVLGVGAEVRGPALVEEPFTVLVVPPGARARVDEQGNYELEL, encoded by the coding sequence ATGGGTTACCGGCTCGGCGTCGACGTCGGCGGGACGTTCACCGACCTGCTCTGCGTCACCCCCCAGGGTGAGGTCGTCTTCGACAAGACGCCCACCACGCCCGACGACCAGTCGACGGGGGTGATGAACGGGCTGCGCCAGCTCGCGGAGCGATTCGGGATGACGCTGTCGCAGCTGTGCGGCGAGCTGGACATCCTCGTGCACGGCACGACGACCGCCGACAACACCATGATCGAGATGAACGGCGCTCCGACGGGTCTGCTCGTCACCGAGGGCCACCGCGACGAGATCGAGATGCGGCGCGTCCACAAGGAGGAGATCTGGGACCCCTCCTACCCGGCGCCGCCCCCGATCGCCCGGCGGCGGGCGCGGATCCCGATCCCCGAGCGGCTGAACTTCCGGGGCGAGGTGATCCGGCCGCTCGACGAGGAGGCGGTCCGGCGGGGGGTTCGGCGCCTGCGCGCACTCGGGGTCCGCTCGGTGGCAGTCATGTTCCTGTTCTCCTTCGTGAACCCGGCCCACGAGCGCCGGGCGGCCGAGATCGTGCGAGAGGAGTTCCCTGACGTCGAGCACCTCTCGCTGTCCCACGAGGTGATGGCGCGCGGCCCCGAGTTCGAACGCGTGTCGACGACGCTCGTCAACGCGTACGTCGCGCCCCGGATCGCCAGCTACGTGGCGAGCCTCCAGGACAAGCTGCGGGCCGCCGGGTACGGCGGCGCCTTGCTCATCATGCAGTCGACGGGTGGGGTCATGCCCCCCGAGTACGTGTCGAAGCGGGCCGTGACGCTGCTCGCCTCCGGCCCGACCGGCGGGGTCATGGGCGCGGCGCTCGCGGCGTCGCACGTCGGCGTCCACGACTTCGTGGCCGTCGACATGGGCGGGACGAGCTTCGACGTGTGCCTGGTCCGCGACGGCCAGCCGGAGATCAAGACCGACTGGAACTGGCGGTACCGCTACTACATCGGGCTGCCGATGGTGGACGTGCAGAGCGTCGGCGCCGGTGGCGGCTCGATCGCCCGGGTGCGCCAAGGCGCGCTGCTCGTCGGGCCCGAGAGCGCGGGCTCGTCGCCCGGGCCGGTCTGCTACGGGCGCGGCGGGACCCGGCCCACGGTGACCGACGCCGACGCCCTGCTCGGGTACCTGCCGGTCGCCGGGTTCGCCGGGGGCCGCATGCGCCTCGACGTCGACGGCGCCCGCGCCGCCCTCGGGCGGGAGGTCGCCCATCCGCTCGGCATCGACCCGGTCGAGGCGGCGTGGGGGGTCCAGCGCATCGTGAACGCCAACATGGCGAACGCGACTCGTCGGGTGCTGGCCTCGCACGGCGCCGACGCCCGGACGCTGCGGATGATCGCCTACGGCGGCAACGGGCCCGTCCACGCCTGGGCCGTGGCGCGCGAGCTCGGCATCGACCACGTGCTGATCCCCCGCGCCGCTCCCGCGTTCTCGGCCCTCGGCGTGCTCGTCGCCGACTACGTGGTCGACCTGGTCCGCGCGTACGTCGTGCCGCTGTCGCAGGTCGAGCTCGAACGGGTCCGCTCCGCCATGTCGGAGCTGCGCGACGAGGCGGCCAAGGAGCTGGAGCCGACCGGGCTGGCCGGTGACGACGTCGAGCTCGGCCTGTTCGCGCAGATGGCGTACCCGGGCCAGAACTTCGACATGAGCGTGCCGGTGCCCGAGGCCGAGGCCCTCGGCGAGGCCGGCCTCCTCGATCTCGCCGAGCGGTTCCACGACGAGCACGAGCGCGACCGCGGCTTCTCGTTCCGAAACCAGCAGCCGGTGCTGCGCGGCGTCCGGCTGGTGGCCCGGGGCCGCACCCCGAAGCCCGACCACCTGGCCGAGGTGGGGTCGATCGCCCGGTCGGAGTCGGCTCGCCGCGACGGCCGCCCGGTCCACTTCGGCGACGGGTTCGTCGATACGCCGGTCTACGACGGGGCCGTGCTCGGCGTCGGCGCCGAGGTCCGCGGGCCCGCGCTCGTCGAGGAGCCGTTCACCGTCCTCGTCGTGCCCCCCGGCGCTCGCGCCCGCGTCGACGAGCAGGGCAACTACGAGCTCGAGCTGTGA
- a CDS encoding SpoIIE family protein phosphatase → MDRTSLQPPGRSPWDPQRPLPVPRFAVGTVAGLAAVVVIAAAVPDTIAQPSIPAGLMLLAVVLAAIVGGVAAGWIVLVASLGAFLYVFESPHDQFARHSFVDWAAIGTIAAVGFVLIVAVGTLRRSARLARLGQARLDVLLRVSSHFDDDLDPDAALRQIAAAAVPAFADHSVIDLLDDHGGFRRIVAADLDPLTAEYAANLERYPPEPGRDDHPSWQVVRTGKPMLVSSVDDAVRVAVTQSPEHLEIIRMLNRQSLLIVPIPGEGRPIGALTLAQRAASRRRFSKHDIPVAVELGIRAGSALQNAFAHAQVRDSFVDIQRQLLPRRLPAIDGVELGARYVPAGAASEVGGDWYGIVPISADRVGLAVGDMVGNGPIATAAMARARYALLALAHRGAEPERVLTELNQLLFAVEASDILTVVYGILDLGQRRWTEARAGHMPTLLRPAGSDARVLDSKPGVPLGVLADAHYHQEEHEIGPGSMVVLYTDGLVERRGEVLDVGIERLRSRLRDVGSDLDAACAVITHELVGDVPEDDVALLMARVGAASAALDR, encoded by the coding sequence ATGGACCGCACCTCCCTGCAGCCACCGGGTCGAAGCCCGTGGGACCCGCAGCGGCCGCTCCCGGTGCCGCGCTTCGCCGTGGGCACCGTGGCCGGGCTGGCCGCGGTCGTGGTCATCGCGGCCGCGGTACCCGACACGATCGCGCAGCCGAGCATCCCGGCCGGTCTCATGCTGCTGGCGGTCGTGCTCGCCGCCATCGTCGGCGGCGTCGCCGCGGGCTGGATCGTGCTCGTGGCCAGCCTCGGAGCGTTCCTCTACGTCTTCGAGTCGCCCCACGACCAGTTCGCTCGGCACAGCTTCGTCGACTGGGCCGCGATTGGCACCATCGCCGCCGTCGGGTTTGTGCTCATCGTCGCCGTCGGGACCCTGCGTCGCAGCGCCCGCCTCGCTCGGCTCGGCCAGGCCCGCTTGGACGTGCTCCTGCGGGTGTCCTCGCACTTCGACGACGACCTCGACCCCGACGCGGCCCTCCGCCAGATCGCCGCCGCCGCCGTGCCGGCGTTCGCCGACCACTCGGTGATCGACCTCCTGGACGACCACGGCGGGTTCCGCCGGATCGTCGCCGCCGACCTCGACCCCCTGACCGCCGAGTACGCGGCCAACCTCGAGCGCTACCCACCCGAACCCGGCCGCGACGACCACCCGTCCTGGCAGGTGGTGCGGACGGGCAAGCCCATGCTCGTCAGCTCGGTCGACGACGCCGTCCGGGTCGCCGTCACGCAGTCGCCGGAGCACCTCGAGATCATTCGGATGCTGAACCGCCAGTCCCTCCTGATCGTGCCGATCCCAGGCGAGGGACGTCCGATCGGCGCGCTCACGCTGGCCCAACGAGCCGCGTCTCGCCGCCGGTTCTCGAAGCACGACATCCCGGTGGCGGTCGAGCTCGGCATCCGGGCCGGGAGCGCGCTGCAGAACGCGTTCGCGCACGCGCAGGTGCGCGACTCGTTCGTCGACATCCAGCGCCAGCTCCTGCCCCGACGGCTCCCGGCCATCGACGGGGTGGAGCTCGGGGCTCGCTACGTGCCCGCCGGCGCCGCCAGCGAGGTCGGCGGCGACTGGTACGGAATCGTGCCGATCAGCGCCGATCGCGTCGGCCTGGCCGTGGGCGACATGGTGGGGAACGGGCCGATCGCGACGGCGGCGATGGCGCGGGCCCGGTACGCGCTGCTCGCGCTCGCGCATCGCGGGGCCGAGCCCGAGCGCGTGCTCACGGAGCTGAACCAGCTGCTCTTCGCGGTCGAGGCCTCCGACATCCTCACCGTCGTCTACGGGATCCTCGACCTCGGGCAGCGTCGCTGGACCGAGGCCCGGGCCGGGCACATGCCGACGCTGCTGCGCCCGGCGGGATCGGACGCTCGGGTGCTCGATTCGAAGCCCGGGGTCCCGCTCGGGGTGCTCGCCGACGCCCATTACCACCAGGAGGAGCACGAGATCGGGCCCGGCTCCATGGTCGTCCTCTACACCGACGGGCTGGTCGAGCGACGCGGCGAGGTCCTCGACGTCGGCATCGAGCGCCTCCGCAGCCGGCTGCGCGACGTCGGCTCCGACCTGGACGCCGCCTGCGCCGTCATCACGCACGAGCTCGTCGGGGACGTGCCGGAGGACGACGTGGCCCTCCTGATGGCGCGCGTCGGGGCCGCGTCCGCCGCCCTCGATCGGTAG
- a CDS encoding hydantoinase B/oxoprolinase family protein: MNVDLVQLAGSRGRLSGATVDPVTAEVVRGAMETICFEMATYVSRTATTPILNQSNERNATVLDYRGRLAALSVGIPQFMLTSTLPVRFALEFLGVDEFHEDDVFVANDPYHGGGHLPDYNVFAPVFADDGHGGRRMVLIASIQCHHGDTGGGVPGGYNVTAGDIWGEGVRWPVVKVLDRGVERRDVLYALQANNRIPDYIGDLRAQIGAAQLGAARLSDVITRFGLGAVEGSVDVMIDYAAKRFREEVATWPDGVYEADAYVDHDPLGHPDIRLHVKITVDGDHLTIDYTGSDTRQEIQAWSTYGNTRGYTVAQIASMMDPEIPKNEGFFDQIRLVVPAGCVLNPHPGKPVSAGTHHPGADVGEVIAVAMQDVLPDKAVPQTYKTGIPTIIVGVDPRTGQPFTDHSAEVYAGWCNAAKGMDAWGAQNASFGNLWKATAEINESLYPHVQWSRDYRTDSGGAGEWRGLCGSHYEKEVLVDAKVYTYVVGMKYPMPGICGGRPGAPNEMVIRYGSDDPFRVQHTAEWVPIGAGQRVMYDYGGGGGWGDPLDRDPAAVLDDVLDEYVSVEGAARDYGVALCGSLEDLTLAVDADATRALRASVRA; the protein is encoded by the coding sequence ATGAACGTCGACCTGGTCCAGCTGGCGGGGAGCCGCGGCCGGCTCAGCGGGGCGACGGTCGATCCCGTCACCGCCGAGGTCGTGCGCGGCGCGATGGAGACCATCTGCTTCGAGATGGCGACGTACGTCTCACGTACCGCCACCACGCCGATCCTGAACCAGAGCAACGAGCGGAACGCGACCGTGCTCGACTACCGAGGCCGTCTCGCCGCGCTGTCGGTCGGCATCCCGCAGTTCATGCTCACCTCGACGCTGCCGGTCCGCTTCGCCCTCGAGTTCCTCGGCGTCGACGAGTTCCACGAGGACGACGTGTTCGTGGCCAACGACCCCTACCACGGCGGCGGCCACCTGCCCGACTACAACGTCTTTGCGCCCGTGTTCGCCGATGACGGCCACGGTGGGCGCCGCATGGTCCTCATCGCCAGCATCCAGTGCCACCACGGCGACACCGGCGGCGGCGTGCCGGGCGGCTACAACGTCACCGCCGGCGACATCTGGGGTGAGGGCGTCCGCTGGCCGGTCGTGAAGGTGCTCGACCGGGGCGTCGAGCGGCGCGACGTCCTGTACGCGCTGCAGGCCAACAACCGCATCCCGGACTACATCGGTGACCTGCGAGCTCAGATCGGCGCCGCGCAGCTCGGGGCGGCCCGGCTGAGCGACGTGATCACGCGGTTCGGGCTCGGCGCGGTCGAGGGCAGCGTCGACGTGATGATCGACTACGCGGCGAAGCGCTTCCGCGAGGAGGTCGCGACGTGGCCCGACGGGGTCTACGAGGCCGACGCCTACGTCGACCACGACCCGCTCGGTCACCCCGACATCCGTCTCCACGTCAAGATCACCGTGGACGGCGACCACCTCACGATCGACTACACGGGAAGCGACACCCGTCAGGAGATCCAGGCCTGGTCGACGTACGGGAACACGCGCGGCTACACGGTGGCCCAGATCGCCTCGATGATGGACCCGGAGATCCCCAAGAACGAGGGCTTCTTCGACCAGATCCGCCTCGTGGTCCCCGCCGGCTGCGTGCTGAACCCGCACCCCGGCAAGCCGGTCAGCGCCGGCACCCACCATCCCGGCGCCGACGTCGGCGAGGTGATCGCGGTCGCGATGCAGGACGTCCTGCCGGACAAGGCGGTGCCGCAGACCTACAAGACCGGCATCCCGACCATCATCGTCGGCGTCGACCCCCGCACCGGCCAGCCCTTCACGGACCACTCCGCCGAGGTCTACGCGGGCTGGTGCAACGCGGCGAAGGGCATGGACGCGTGGGGCGCCCAGAACGCGTCGTTCGGGAACCTCTGGAAGGCGACGGCCGAGATCAACGAGAGCCTCTACCCGCACGTCCAGTGGTCCCGTGACTACCGCACCGACTCCGGCGGCGCCGGCGAGTGGCGGGGGCTGTGCGGCAGCCACTACGAGAAGGAAGTGCTCGTCGACGCCAAGGTGTACACGTACGTCGTCGGGATGAAGTACCCGATGCCGGGGATCTGCGGGGGCCGGCCGGGCGCGCCGAACGAGATGGTGATCCGGTACGGCAGCGACGATCCGTTCCGGGTGCAGCACACCGCCGAGTGGGTTCCGATCGGCGCCGGCCAGCGGGTCATGTACGACTACGGCGGCGGCGGCGGATGGGGCGATCCCCTCGACCGCGACCCGGCGGCCGTGCTCGACGACGTGCTCGACGAGTACGTCAGCGTCGAGGGCGCCGCCCGCGACTACGGCGTGGCCCTGTGCGGCTCGCTCGAGGACCTGACGCTGGCCGTCGACGCCGACGCCACCCGGGCGCTCCGAGCCTCGGTTCGCGCCTGA
- a CDS encoding cytochrome P450, whose product MSVIDVDLDEVDPFGLEWRQAPWPLYRRFQDESPVHRFPQGGWLLTRFEDCSEVLRDRRFGSDPSNLNETGRAAIGANDVYQPGSSVLLFIDPPDHTRIRSLVSKAFTPKVVSRLRPWLEGLVDRLLDARVEQGELEVLADLGYPLPAEVICQLLDVPLRDRDQFRDWSAAASRLLDGNLEPAAQEAGVLATMQLFGYFAELLEDRRRHPGDDLLSGLVAAEEEGDRLTPEELLTTVVTLFVAGYETTMNLIGNGTLALLDHPGQLAALQADPSLARPATEEALRYEGPAQLVPRVALEPLRVGEAEVEAGDSVVVGIAAANRDPRRFADPDRFDLHRADAGHLAFSLGPHHCLGAALARLEAEVAFAAMARRLPQLELAGDRPRFRAHAILRGLEALPVRFTPGPRSAE is encoded by the coding sequence GTGTCCGTGATCGACGTCGACCTGGACGAGGTGGACCCGTTCGGGCTCGAGTGGCGCCAAGCGCCGTGGCCCCTGTACCGACGGTTCCAGGACGAGTCCCCGGTCCACCGGTTCCCGCAGGGCGGGTGGCTCCTGACCCGGTTCGAGGACTGCAGCGAGGTGCTCCGCGACCGTCGCTTCGGATCGGACCCGTCGAACCTGAACGAGACCGGACGCGCCGCGATCGGCGCCAACGACGTGTACCAGCCGGGGAGCTCGGTGCTCCTCTTCATCGACCCGCCCGACCACACCCGGATCCGCTCCCTCGTCTCGAAGGCGTTCACGCCGAAGGTCGTGAGCCGGCTCCGCCCCTGGCTCGAGGGGCTGGTCGACCGGCTGCTCGACGCGCGGGTCGAGCAGGGCGAGCTCGAGGTGCTCGCCGACCTCGGCTACCCGCTGCCGGCCGAGGTCATCTGCCAGCTGCTCGACGTGCCGCTCCGCGACCGCGACCAGTTCCGCGACTGGTCGGCGGCCGCCTCCCGTCTCCTGGACGGGAACCTCGAGCCCGCGGCCCAGGAGGCCGGCGTCCTGGCCACGATGCAGCTCTTCGGCTACTTCGCCGAGCTGCTCGAGGACCGCCGGCGCCACCCGGGTGACGATCTCCTGTCCGGCCTCGTGGCGGCGGAGGAGGAGGGCGACCGGCTGACGCCCGAGGAGCTGCTGACGACGGTCGTGACGCTGTTCGTGGCCGGGTACGAGACGACGATGAACCTCATCGGCAACGGCACGCTGGCGCTGCTCGACCACCCGGGCCAGCTGGCCGCGCTCCAGGCCGACCCGTCGCTCGCTCGTCCGGCGACCGAGGAGGCGCTCCGGTACGAGGGACCGGCCCAGCTCGTCCCTCGCGTCGCGCTGGAGCCGCTGCGGGTCGGCGAGGCCGAGGTCGAGGCGGGCGATTCGGTCGTGGTCGGGATCGCGGCGGCGAACCGCGACCCCCGCCGGTTCGCCGATCCCGACCGCTTCGACCTGCACCGCGCCGACGCCGGGCACCTGGCCTTCTCGCTCGGGCCGCACCACTGCCTCGGCGCCGCCCTGGCGCGGCTCGAGGCCGAGGTCGCGTTCGCGGCCATGGCCCGGCGCCTGCCGCAGCTCGAGCTCGCCGGTGACCGGCCCCGCTTCCGCGCCCACGCCATCCTGCGCGGCCTCGAGGCCCTCCCGGTCCGGTTCACGCCGGGCCCGCGGTCGGCCGAGTGA
- a CDS encoding TetR/AcrR family transcriptional regulator gives MTEVAAPRWQRRPEARRDELLDAAQRLFTRHGLAQTSVADIAAEAGVAKGSVYRYFESKEALLSALKDRFFERMMERVTAVVAAMPDAGFFELADAAIDATTRLLFAEADLVELWSQGTAPERGDEFARGIALLASTYEAGIRDAVADGRVDCADPRTTSLLLVYAVQGTATHAILNGGGPTPDEVIAAAQTMTRRVLGPPAR, from the coding sequence GTGACCGAGGTCGCGGCACCGCGCTGGCAGCGCCGGCCCGAGGCGCGCCGGGACGAGCTCCTCGACGCCGCCCAGCGGCTCTTCACCCGGCACGGCCTGGCCCAGACCAGCGTCGCCGACATCGCCGCCGAGGCGGGCGTCGCCAAGGGCAGCGTCTACCGGTACTTCGAGAGCAAGGAGGCGCTCCTGAGCGCGCTGAAGGACCGGTTCTTCGAGCGCATGATGGAGCGGGTCACGGCCGTGGTCGCGGCGATGCCGGACGCCGGCTTCTTCGAGCTGGCCGACGCCGCGATCGACGCCACCACCCGGCTGCTGTTCGCGGAGGCCGACCTCGTCGAGCTGTGGTCCCAGGGCACGGCGCCGGAGCGCGGCGACGAGTTCGCGCGCGGGATCGCCCTCCTGGCAAGCACCTACGAAGCGGGTATCCGGGATGCCGTCGCCGACGGGCGCGTCGACTGCGCCGACCCGCGGACCACCTCGCTCCTGCTCGTGTACGCGGTGCAGGGCACCGCGACCCACGCCATCCTGAACGGCGGGGGTCCCACGCCCGACGAGGTCATCGCCGCCGCGCAGACCATGACCCGACGGGTGCTCGGGCCGCCCGCCCGCTGA
- a CDS encoding gluconate 2-dehydrogenase subunit 3 family protein — protein sequence MTAAAPGFFSAGQHAVVAAACDRLIPALDRHPGGRALGCADYIDGLLSAFAVDPPRVWAGGPFSGRAGGEAGFAAFLPLSRVEALAWRTRVEGSRGIPEREFNGPVPGWQQEYRDGLAALGADFAALSLADQDARLDAAPGFKALLYTHACEGAYAAPEYGGNRDLAGWHAIGFPGDVLPRGYTDDEVTGRA from the coding sequence GTGACCGCCGCTGCGCCCGGCTTCTTCAGCGCCGGGCAGCACGCCGTGGTCGCCGCGGCCTGCGACCGGCTGATCCCGGCGTTGGACCGACACCCGGGTGGCCGGGCGCTCGGCTGCGCCGACTACATCGACGGCCTGCTCAGCGCCTTCGCGGTCGACCCGCCGCGGGTCTGGGCCGGGGGGCCGTTCTCGGGCCGCGCCGGCGGCGAGGCGGGCTTCGCCGCCTTCCTCCCGCTGTCCCGGGTCGAGGCGCTGGCCTGGCGGACGCGCGTCGAGGGGTCACGCGGGATCCCGGAGCGCGAGTTCAACGGCCCCGTGCCGGGCTGGCAGCAGGAGTACCGCGACGGGCTGGCCGCGCTCGGGGCCGACTTCGCGGCGCTCAGCCTCGCCGACCAGGACGCGCGCCTCGACGCGGCGCCAGGCTTCAAGGCGCTCCTCTACACCCACGCCTGCGAGGGCGCCTACGCCGCCCCGGAGTACGGCGGGAACCGCGACCTCGCGGGCTGGCACGCGATCGGCTTCCCCGGCGACGTCCTGCCGCGCGGCTACACCGACGACGAGGTCACCGGCCGTGCGTAG